Proteins found in one Bremerella volcania genomic segment:
- a CDS encoding helix-turn-helix transcriptional regulator, producing MNLAKIQRLLKLLQLLQGGRPQNVNSMADTCGVSRRTIFRDLETLRAAGVPLAFDSNGQRFHIPETYFLAPTNLSSEEALSVMVLCHELGDGTGLPYYSSARRAATKLENSLPEHMKRQLREISSSVEIKLNPVHQPEGAQSAYQSLVDASGHRQNVRIKYRSIFDGEVIQTKLSPYKLLFSRHSWYVIGRSSIHRAVRTFKVNRIEQIETLEEPFEIPQNFQVDRFLRNAWHMIPEPGPDQHIIVRFDPLVAQNVAEVQWHKSQEIHWNEDGSIDFEVKVSGIREISWWILGYGSRAKVLQPESLKELIASHARKILENYDDPALSPADRGKGT from the coding sequence ATGAACCTGGCCAAAATCCAACGCCTGTTAAAACTACTGCAACTGCTTCAGGGTGGCAGGCCGCAAAACGTTAACTCGATGGCCGATACGTGCGGCGTGAGTCGACGCACCATCTTTCGAGACCTGGAAACATTGCGAGCGGCCGGCGTGCCGCTCGCTTTCGATTCGAATGGGCAGCGTTTCCATATCCCGGAAACCTACTTTCTCGCCCCCACCAACCTGAGTTCGGAAGAAGCTCTCTCGGTCATGGTCCTTTGTCACGAACTGGGTGACGGCACCGGGCTTCCTTATTATTCCTCGGCTCGCCGGGCAGCTACGAAGCTCGAAAACAGCCTGCCGGAACACATGAAGCGGCAGCTTCGCGAGATCTCGAGCTCGGTCGAGATCAAGCTGAATCCGGTACATCAACCGGAAGGAGCCCAGTCGGCCTACCAGTCGCTGGTCGACGCTTCGGGGCATCGTCAAAACGTCCGAATCAAGTACCGCAGCATCTTCGATGGGGAAGTCATTCAGACCAAGCTTTCCCCGTACAAGCTCCTTTTCAGCCGGCACAGTTGGTACGTGATCGGTCGCAGTTCGATCCACCGCGCCGTGCGAACGTTCAAAGTCAACCGCATTGAGCAGATCGAAACCCTCGAGGAACCATTCGAGATTCCTCAGAACTTTCAGGTCGACCGCTTCCTGAGAAATGCCTGGCACATGATCCCCGAACCTGGTCCCGATCAGCACATTATCGTTCGCTTCGACCCACTGGTCGCCCAAAACGTGGCCGAAGTGCAGTGGCATAAGTCGCAAGAGATTCACTGGAACGAGGACGGGAGCATCGATTTCGAGGTGAAAGTCAGTGGCATCCGCGAGATCAGCTGGTGGATCTTGGGTTACGGCAGCCGCGCCAAGGTCCTTCAGCCAGAGTCGCTCAAAGAATTGATCGCCAGCCACGCACGCAAGATTCTCGAAAACTACGACGATCCGGCCCTCTCCCCCGCAGACAGGGGCAAGGGAACTTGA
- a CDS encoding YciE/YciF ferroxidase family protein translates to MSMNSLADAFYDELRDIYHAEKQLLKALPKMAKKASSEELANAFNEHLEETKQHVERAEKAFEETGKAARAKKCEAMAGLIEEASDEMKEDADPEVMDAMLIALAQKVEHYEIATYGTLCTWAKKLGYTQAHSLLGENLNDEEQADKKLTKLAKKKINAAAMA, encoded by the coding sequence ATGTCTATGAATAGTCTTGCAGACGCCTTTTACGATGAACTTCGCGATATCTATCACGCGGAGAAACAACTCCTCAAAGCGCTTCCCAAGATGGCCAAGAAAGCTAGTAGTGAAGAACTAGCCAATGCTTTCAATGAACACTTGGAGGAAACGAAGCAGCACGTTGAACGAGCGGAGAAGGCTTTTGAGGAGACCGGAAAGGCCGCCCGGGCAAAGAAGTGTGAAGCGATGGCTGGCCTGATCGAAGAAGCTTCTGATGAAATGAAGGAAGATGCCGATCCCGAAGTCATGGATGCCATGCTGATCGCCTTGGCCCAAAAGGTCGAACACTACGAAATCGCGACCTACGGAACACTTTGTACCTGGGCAAAGAAGTTAGGCTACACCCAGGCCCACTCCCTGCTGGGTGAAAACCTAAATGATGAAGAGCAAGCGGATAAGAAGTTGACCAAGCTTGCCAAGAAGAAGATCAACGCAGCCGCGATGGCATAG
- the rpsI gene encoding 30S ribosomal protein S9, with translation MSTADPQTEDVQNEGTEATAVETTTTETVEATPAPVEHVVKTDPKTGEHLGTGRRKSGVARVRVKAGTGKIVINDRELAEYFPHEQDQNAVMAPIRDSGYEGKIDVRILVTGGGPTGQSGACRMGLGRALLSMDAEVGHQLKDNGHLTRDSRMKERKKYGLHGARRGTQFSKR, from the coding sequence ATGTCGACTGCGGATCCTCAAACCGAAGACGTGCAAAACGAAGGCACCGAAGCCACTGCCGTAGAAACCACGACAACCGAAACGGTTGAAGCTACGCCTGCACCTGTCGAGCACGTTGTAAAGACTGACCCCAAGACGGGCGAACACCTCGGCACCGGTCGTCGTAAGTCGGGCGTCGCCCGTGTTCGCGTCAAAGCCGGTACCGGTAAGATCGTCATCAACGATCGTGAACTCGCCGAATACTTCCCGCACGAGCAAGACCAGAACGCCGTCATGGCTCCGATCCGCGATAGCGGTTACGAAGGCAAGATCGACGTCCGCATTCTGGTTACCGGCGGCGGTCCAACCGGACAGTCGGGTGCTTGCCGCATGGGCCTCGGCCGTGCTCTGTTAAGCATGGACGCCGAAGTTGGTCACCAGTTGAAAGACAACGGCCACTTGACGCGCGACAGCCGTATGAAGGAACGCAAGAAGTACGGTCTGCACGGTGCCCGCCGTGGTACTCAGTTCTCGAAGCGTTAA
- the tmk gene encoding dTMP kinase, with protein sequence MTNSQTIRPIFISFDGIDGAGKSTQRDLLTQWLKENGHDVVLCRDPGTTEAGERIRDLLLHRKELDLHPRTEMLLYMAARAQLVDDVVRPAIASGKTVLCDRYLLANIAYQGYASGIELEDVRNVGKVTVDRVMPDLTILLDLPEDIAFPRLGKDLDRMEAKGVAFMHRVREGFLKEAEIYPHVSVIDATQEIDTIQAAIREAVTLRLKEIAK encoded by the coding sequence ATGACCAATTCGCAAACAATTCGCCCTATTTTCATCTCTTTCGATGGGATCGATGGGGCCGGCAAATCGACGCAGCGTGACCTGCTCACCCAGTGGCTGAAGGAAAATGGGCACGACGTCGTCTTGTGTCGCGACCCCGGTACCACCGAAGCTGGCGAGCGAATTCGAGACCTTTTGCTGCACCGCAAGGAACTCGACCTGCACCCGCGTACCGAAATGCTGCTGTACATGGCTGCCCGGGCACAGTTGGTCGACGACGTCGTTCGCCCCGCCATCGCATCGGGAAAAACAGTCCTGTGCGATCGCTACCTTTTGGCGAACATCGCCTACCAGGGATATGCCTCGGGGATCGAGCTGGAAGACGTACGAAACGTGGGCAAAGTAACGGTCGATCGCGTCATGCCCGACCTGACGATCTTGCTCGACTTGCCGGAAGACATCGCGTTCCCACGGCTGGGCAAGGACCTGGACCGGATGGAAGCCAAGGGAGTCGCGTTCATGCATCGCGTGCGGGAAGGATTCCTCAAAGAGGCCGAGATCTATCCGCACGTCTCAGTCATCGACGCGACTCAGGAGATCGATACGATCCAAGCCGCCATCCGCGAGGCGGTCACATTGCGTCTAAAGGAGATAGCGAAATGA
- a CDS encoding DNA polymerase III subunit — protein MNWDDVLGHDRIREMFATALSKNRLASTFLFVGPAAIGKRKFALMLAKTLLCQNVPAYHMHPCGNCEDCKQVDALTHPDLLTVSKPKDKTRIPVELLIGDGQHRMESGLCHDIAMRPFRGQRKVAILDDADDLNQEGANCLLKTLEEPPVDSVIILISQSEQRQLPTIRSRCQIIRFAPLPDEIVSDLLLELQWVSDKPEADKLARQSKGSLARADQLRDGGLQGIAEVLLSTLAKRDFHSVQMAKDVSDYLTKMGDDAPKKREALSHLIELAADFYRNQLVYLTKLGTEEASTEPEIRSAVIAIPAGLDGAVACLERCAEAEIQLDANANIATLVEAWLDDLATASRTGFVETL, from the coding sequence ATGAATTGGGACGACGTGCTAGGGCACGATCGCATCCGAGAGATGTTCGCTACGGCCCTTTCCAAGAACCGACTGGCGAGTACGTTTCTATTCGTCGGACCGGCTGCCATCGGCAAGCGCAAGTTCGCGTTGATGTTGGCCAAGACGCTGTTGTGTCAAAACGTGCCGGCCTACCACATGCATCCCTGCGGCAACTGCGAAGACTGTAAGCAAGTTGATGCCTTGACCCACCCCGATCTTCTGACCGTTTCCAAACCGAAAGACAAGACACGCATTCCGGTGGAGTTGTTGATCGGCGATGGGCAGCACCGAATGGAGTCCGGTCTTTGTCACGACATTGCCATGCGTCCGTTCCGTGGCCAGCGTAAAGTGGCCATCCTGGACGATGCCGACGACTTGAACCAGGAAGGGGCCAACTGCCTGCTCAAGACTCTCGAAGAACCACCAGTCGATAGCGTGATCATCCTGATCAGCCAAAGCGAACAGCGGCAATTGCCGACGATCCGCTCGCGTTGCCAGATCATTCGCTTTGCCCCGCTGCCTGACGAAATCGTCTCGGATCTCCTGCTTGAACTTCAATGGGTTAGCGATAAGCCAGAAGCGGACAAGCTTGCCAGGCAAAGCAAGGGCAGCCTGGCCCGGGCAGATCAACTGCGCGACGGAGGCCTCCAGGGAATCGCGGAAGTTCTCCTGTCGACGCTCGCGAAGCGTGATTTCCATAGCGTACAAATGGCCAAGGATGTCTCCGATTATCTCACCAAGATGGGAGATGACGCGCCGAAGAAACGCGAGGCGTTGTCTCACCTGATCGAATTGGCCGCGGACTTCTATCGAAACCAGTTGGTCTACCTGACGAAGCTGGGCACCGAAGAAGCTTCGACCGAACCAGAGATTCGTTCGGCAGTGATAGCCATTCCAGCTGGGCTGGATGGGGCCGTAGCCTGCCTGGAACGATGCGCCGAGGCAGAGATCCAACTCGATGCCAACGCGAACATCGCGACGCTGGTGGAAGCCTGGTTGGATGACCTGGCCACCGCGTCGCGAACTGGATTCGTCGAGACGCTTTAG
- the rplM gene encoding 50S ribosomal protein L13: protein MTTKTYQAKPGQVEQKWWLVDGEDQIVGRLASDIAVRLMGKHRPTYTPHVDTGDFVIVVNAEKVKFTGSKWEQKRYTWYTGYTRQRSESAEERLESHPDQILREAVRRMLPKNKLATKMLEKLKIFVGPEHNHQAQNPEKLEGLGQVRQKKRK, encoded by the coding sequence ATGACGACCAAAACTTATCAAGCCAAACCAGGACAAGTCGAGCAGAAATGGTGGCTCGTCGACGGCGAAGATCAAATCGTCGGGCGTTTGGCCAGCGACATCGCCGTGCGTCTGATGGGCAAGCATCGCCCGACCTACACCCCGCACGTCGATACCGGCGACTTCGTCATTGTCGTCAACGCTGAAAAGGTGAAATTCACCGGCAGCAAGTGGGAACAGAAACGCTACACCTGGTACACCGGTTACACGCGTCAGCGTAGCGAATCGGCTGAAGAACGATTGGAATCGCATCCTGATCAGATTCTTCGCGAAGCGGTTCGCCGTATGCTTCCTAAGAACAAGCTGGCCACCAAGATGCTCGAGAAGCTGAAGATCTTCGTAGGTCCCGAACACAATCACCAAGCTCAAAACCCGGAAAAGCTGGAAGGCCTGGGTCAGGTTCGCCAGAAGAAGCGTAAGTAA
- a CDS encoding TolC family protein codes for MKTQFHQAWMLVLIGTVIFTGCQPTQPFYFKESGDLSLYLDKATDIEYPDVDHCRLYEVDNTEAPFTISDPFEMDESRIWNLSLEEAVANSLKNSKAIRTAGGNAVFRVIPGTTLTSQAIPTNLVTRNDATPTIYDPALVSTDPQFGVEGALSEFDAQLNANFNWDRIDRPQNFATGNPFFLSEFGQNLATANLELTKRAATGTQWFLRQNNTYDYNNRGSLIYPSSWLANVEMEARHPLLRGSGVQVNRVNVMLARIREDVSLADFETNIRNLVSDVEEAYWQLYFAYHNLEAAKTGRDSALVTWRRVHALMVNGAEGGEAEKEAQARQQYFEFRSRTEGALRDLYKAEGSLRYFMGLSATDGRLVRPTSEPTDAWVAFDWFQIHDEALSRSPELRRQSWRIKQREIEMITARNQLLPQMDAVALYRFLGLGDQLIRGNRDGKNFNEINSKAWDVLTEGNYQEYTLGVEFSMPIGFRQELAGVRNVQLQIAREKAVIEDMELEISHLLTDTIRDLDSNYSLVQTNLNRLIAADREVDSVQAAYDAGTVTLDLLLDAQRRRSDAQIAYFQALIEYNIAIKDVHLRKGSLLDYNGVFLAEGPWPEKAYFDAKGHARRRSASHYVDYGYTRPAVISRGSVPQGGISHGHVEEGTIIYEGDAPTEGEVIGTPTPAKMPTSLDAVSLEPPTETKVASKPAQSKSELDWNKLGLNELVSEVRQSKTTPQPTPAAQPTSRRVVKSVSHEPGQNPTPVKTTATASGWQAAKR; via the coding sequence ATGAAAACCCAGTTCCATCAAGCCTGGATGCTCGTGCTCATCGGCACCGTGATTTTCACCGGTTGCCAGCCGACTCAACCGTTTTACTTCAAAGAGTCAGGCGATTTGAGCCTCTACCTCGATAAGGCAACCGACATCGAATACCCCGATGTCGATCACTGCCGGCTGTACGAGGTAGATAACACCGAGGCACCGTTCACGATCTCCGATCCATTTGAAATGGATGAGTCGCGGATTTGGAACCTCAGTCTCGAGGAAGCCGTAGCCAACTCGCTGAAAAACAGTAAAGCGATTCGCACTGCTGGTGGTAATGCCGTCTTCCGGGTGATTCCTGGCACGACGCTGACCTCGCAGGCAATCCCTACCAACCTGGTCACGCGTAACGACGCTACACCAACGATCTACGATCCAGCACTCGTTTCGACCGATCCTCAGTTTGGTGTCGAGGGCGCTTTGAGCGAGTTTGACGCTCAGCTGAATGCCAACTTCAATTGGGATCGCATCGATCGCCCTCAAAACTTCGCCACCGGCAACCCGTTCTTCCTTTCCGAGTTCGGCCAGAACCTGGCAACCGCCAACCTCGAGCTGACCAAAAGGGCAGCAACGGGTACCCAGTGGTTTCTACGTCAGAACAATACTTACGACTACAACAACCGTGGTAGCTTGATCTATCCAAGTTCGTGGTTGGCCAACGTGGAAATGGAAGCCCGTCACCCGCTGCTCCGCGGAAGCGGTGTTCAGGTCAATCGTGTCAACGTGATGCTGGCCCGTATTCGGGAAGACGTCAGCCTGGCCGACTTTGAAACGAACATTCGCAACCTGGTTTCCGACGTGGAAGAAGCTTACTGGCAGCTTTACTTTGCCTACCACAACCTGGAAGCCGCCAAGACCGGTCGCGACAGTGCTCTGGTCACCTGGCGTCGAGTTCACGCGTTGATGGTCAATGGTGCCGAAGGGGGCGAAGCCGAAAAGGAAGCCCAGGCACGTCAGCAATACTTCGAGTTCCGCAGCCGTACCGAAGGTGCCTTGCGTGACCTTTACAAAGCAGAAGGTAGCCTTCGCTACTTCATGGGTCTGTCGGCAACCGATGGCCGCCTGGTTCGCCCCACCTCGGAACCAACCGATGCTTGGGTAGCATTCGACTGGTTCCAGATTCACGACGAAGCCCTCTCGCGAAGCCCGGAACTACGTCGTCAATCGTGGCGAATCAAGCAGCGTGAGATCGAAATGATCACCGCACGCAACCAGCTTCTGCCACAGATGGATGCAGTCGCCCTGTATCGTTTCCTTGGCCTGGGCGACCAGTTGATCCGCGGTAATCGCGATGGCAAGAACTTTAACGAGATCAACAGCAAAGCCTGGGACGTGCTCACCGAAGGGAACTACCAGGAATACACGCTGGGTGTGGAATTCTCGATGCCGATCGGCTTCCGCCAGGAACTGGCCGGCGTACGAAACGTGCAGTTGCAGATCGCTCGCGAGAAAGCAGTCATAGAAGACATGGAACTGGAAATCTCCCACCTGTTGACCGACACTATCCGCGACCTGGACTCGAACTACAGCCTGGTACAGACGAACCTGAACCGACTGATCGCAGCCGACCGGGAAGTCGACTCGGTGCAAGCCGCCTACGATGCCGGCACCGTGACGCTCGATCTTTTGCTGGATGCTCAGCGACGTCGCAGCGACGCTCAGATCGCCTACTTCCAGGCCCTGATCGAATACAATATCGCCATCAAAGACGTTCACCTGCGAAAGGGTAGCTTGCTCGACTACAACGGCGTGTTCCTCGCGGAAGGACCATGGCCAGAAAAGGCTTACTTCGATGCGAAGGGTCATGCCCGACGCCGCTCGGCCAGCCACTATGTCGACTACGGCTACACCCGACCCGCCGTGATCAGCCGAGGCAGCGTACCGCAAGGGGGCATCAGCCACGGCCATGTCGAAGAAGGCACGATCATCTACGAAGGGGATGCTCCCACCGAAGGTGAAGTAATCGGCACGCCAACTCCGGCCAAGATGCCAACCTCGCTCGATGCGGTCAGCCTGGAGCCACCGACCGAAACCAAGGTCGCCAGCAAACCAGCCCAATCGAAAAGCGAACTCGATTGGAATAAACTGGGACTGAACGAACTGGTTTCGGAAGTTCGTCAATCGAAAACTACCCCGCAGCCGACGCCAGCCGCTCAGCCGACGTCGCGACGGGTTGTAAAGTCGGTCTCTCATGAACCTGGCCAAAATCCAACGCCTGTTAAAACTACTGCAACTGCTTCAGGGTGGCAGGCCGCAAAACGTTAA